The sequence TCTTTTTTGATACCTATCAGGTTGATCTGTTCTCACAGGTCTTTAAAGCTCTTATCGCTGGGGCAATGCTGATAGTTCTCCTGTTTGGCAACAAACTCAAAGCGATACCTCAAAAAGTACATCCTGAATACTATCTCTTCATGTTTATGAGTGTTCTGGGTCTTATGATGCTTGTATCAAGTGTTGAGTTACTTGCCATCTTCGTTTCTTTAGAGCTCTCTTCATTTGCCGTATATATCATGGTCCCCATGCGTGACGATGAAGGTAAGTTCAGATTCCAGATGGAAGCTGGTATTAAATATCTTCTCTTTGGTGTAACAGCCACTGGCTTTATGCTTTTTGGTATGAGCTATATGTATGGGTTGACCGGCTCCACTGAGCTGTCAGTTGTCATTACAAAGCTATCTACTATGTGGAATAACCCTGCAGCAGTCATTGCCATGATGATGGTTCTTGCAGGCTTCTTTTATAAACTTGCAATTTTCCCGTTTCACTTTTGGGTACCAGATGTCTATGAAGGTGCATCGAACGAAACCACAGCGTTTATTGCATCTGTTCCAAAACTAGCTGCAGTTGCCCTGCTTATCCGCCTTGTGAGCCTTATCAGTGGTGAAGGTCAGGCGATTTTAAACATCCTCATGATATGTGCCGTCGTATCAATGTTCTATGGAAACCTTTCTGCCCTCGTTCAAAAGGATATAAAACGAATGTTAGGGTTTTCAGGTATCGCGCATGCCGGATTCGTCCTTCTTGGTATTCTCACTTTCCAGATCACTGGATTTGCCAATGCCATGTACTACATCATTGGGTATGTGCTTATGAACCTGGCATGTTTCCTCGTTATCTGCACAGTTTCTAAAAATGGCGAAAACGTCATGATTGAAGACCTTTCAGGACTCCATAAACGCTCTCCAATTATGGCCTTCACCTTGGCGGTTGGGCTTTTTGCCCTTGCCGGAATCCCTCCATTCGTTGGGTTCATGGGTAAATTCATGTTACTTGCAGGTGCCTTAAAAGAAGGGTATATGCTGATTGTTATCCTTGCCGCCATCAATACAGCTATTGCCATTTATTACTACTTATCCGTTATCCGTGTCACATACACTGCAGACCCTGAAGAACGATCAATTGTCACTCCATCAATGTTGACTAACGCAACATCCGTCTTCCTTCTGACGATAATTGTAATCATGGGTGTCTTACCACAACGTTTTGTTGACTATGCATCAACTGTAGTGCAGACAATAATGTAACTTGCTTTTTTAGGATCAATTTTTCAAAAAGCCCTGTGGAAACTCACAGGGCTTTTTTAGTTTCAGTAGTCTTGAAAGAGTAAAAGGCAACGTTCTTGTTTTTTATTTATCTGTTTTTTGAAAATCGTGTATAACTTTAGTATTGATTCATTTTAACAATGGAACAAAACTTCTTCAGGTTTCATTGCGTTATCGTTTAATTGCCTTACTATGTTTGGAGAAGAATCTTTTTTTCACTCTATTTAGTCATTTTCGGAGGAAGTATTCATGAAGAATCAGGAGTTGCGATCATCCTTAATCAAGTCAGGTATTTTGCTGATAGTCTGCATTTTCTTTATATATTCATTTGCAGCTAGTAATTCCGGCGGTATAACTGGCACCATCAGTTCCCTTTTCTCCGGTATTTTATTTATTATTGGCTTAACTCTTGCGCTTGCGGTGAGTGTACTTGTACTGTTTGGAATATACTTTGGAATTCTGTACATGTACAATAAAGATACCTGTAAAGACACCTACGATGAATTCAAAAACAAAGTTACAGATTTCTCAAAAAGTTTCTGTGGCTCATGCTCAACTACCTGTTTTTCTGATGATAAAAAAACAGTACCTGCTAACGATGAAACGCTTGATGAACTTAAAGAAAATCAGCAGAGAATAAGGAATCAACTGTTGAATCTGGAGGGCAGTCTTGCACACCTTGAAAATTCCCTAAAGTCCCTGTCTGCTTCAGTAGGAGCCAATTCAAACACGATAGTATCACTCGATGAAAGAACGACTACCATCACTACCGTACTCGATGATAAAATTACAGCTGATGCTTTAACAGAATCCACTCAGCCTCTGAACAATAAAGTTGATGCAATCCAAAACTCTATAAAACCGCTGGCAGATAAAGTAGCTTCACTTGAAAATACCCTTACTTCTCTTAATAATGCTGATTCAGATCCTACCAGTGAATTGCAAAGTACCGTTGATACAGCTATAAATGCTATCAGAGCCGAACTGGTTACAATGAATACTGCCATCGAGAAGATCTCTTC comes from Desulfocapsa sulfexigens DSM 10523 and encodes:
- a CDS encoding NADH-quinone oxidoreductase subunit N, with product MQFLPELTLLGAGLIIFIVSLGKATGDTTRNIAIGLGAAIFGATLLSSCQTGKLFFDTYQVDLFSQVFKALIAGAMLIVLLFGNKLKAIPQKVHPEYYLFMFMSVLGLMMLVSSVELLAIFVSLELSSFAVYIMVPMRDDEGKFRFQMEAGIKYLLFGVTATGFMLFGMSYMYGLTGSTELSVVITKLSTMWNNPAAVIAMMMVLAGFFYKLAIFPFHFWVPDVYEGASNETTAFIASVPKLAAVALLIRLVSLISGEGQAILNILMICAVVSMFYGNLSALVQKDIKRMLGFSGIAHAGFVLLGILTFQITGFANAMYYIIGYVLMNLACFLVICTVSKNGENVMIEDLSGLHKRSPIMAFTLAVGLFALAGIPPFVGFMGKFMLLAGALKEGYMLIVILAAINTAIAIYYYLSVIRVTYTADPEERSIVTPSMLTNATSVFLLTIIVIMGVLPQRFVDYASTVVQTIM